A stretch of Kryptolebias marmoratus isolate JLee-2015 linkage group LG24, ASM164957v2, whole genome shotgun sequence DNA encodes these proteins:
- the rab3ab gene encoding RAB3A, member RAS oncogene family, b isoform X2 yields MASATATYGQKEASDQNFDYMFKILIIGNSSVGKTSFLFRYADDSFTPAFVSTVGIDFKVKTIYRNDKRIKLQIWDTAGQERYRTITTAYYRGAMGFILMYDITNEDSFNAVQDWSTQIKTYSWDNAQVLLVGNKCDMEDERVVGADRGRQLSEHLGFEFFEASAKDNINVKQTFERLVDIICEKMSESLDAGDPAITGAKQGPQLTEQPAPPHQDCAC; encoded by the exons ATGGCCTCGGCAACAGCAACCTACGGGCAGAAGGAGGCTTCTGACCAGAACTTTGACTATATGTTCAAGATCCTGATCATCGGAAACAGCAGCGTGGGGAAAACCTCCTTCTTGTTCCGCTACGCCGACGACTCTTTCACGCCGGCTTTCGTCAGCACGGTGGGGATCGACTTCAAGGTGAAGACCATCTACAGGAACGACAAGAGGATCAAGCTTCAGATCTGG gACACGGCAGGGCAGGAGCGTTACCGCACCATCACCACAGCTTACTACCGAGGAGCCATGGGCTTCATCCTCATGTATGACATCACGAACGAGGACTCCTTCAACGCCGTCCAGGACTG GTCGACTCAGATTAAGACGTACTCTTGGGACAACGCCCAGGTGCTGCTCGTAGGAAACAAATGTGACATGGAGGACGAGCGGGTGGTGGGCGCAGACAGGGGCCGGCAGCTCTCCGAACATCTCG GTTTTGAGTTCTTTGAGGCCAGCGCGAAGGACAACATCAATGTGAAGCAGACCTTTGAGCGCCTTGTCGACATCATCTGTGAAAAGATGTCCGAGAGCCTGGATGCTGGTGATCCCGCCATTACTGGGGCCAAACAGGGGCCCCAGCTGACAGAGCAGCCCGCCCCTCCTCACCAGGACTGTGCATGTTAA
- the rab3ab gene encoding RAB3A, member RAS oncogene family, b isoform X1: MMASATATYGQKEASDQNFDYMFKILIIGNSSVGKTSFLFRYADDSFTPAFVSTVGIDFKVKTIYRNDKRIKLQIWDTAGQERYRTITTAYYRGAMGFILMYDITNEDSFNAVQDWSTQIKTYSWDNAQVLLVGNKCDMEDERVVGADRGRQLSEHLGFEFFEASAKDNINVKQTFERLVDIICEKMSESLDAGDPAITGAKQGPQLTEQPAPPHQDCAC; this comes from the exons ATG ATGGCCTCGGCAACAGCAACCTACGGGCAGAAGGAGGCTTCTGACCAGAACTTTGACTATATGTTCAAGATCCTGATCATCGGAAACAGCAGCGTGGGGAAAACCTCCTTCTTGTTCCGCTACGCCGACGACTCTTTCACGCCGGCTTTCGTCAGCACGGTGGGGATCGACTTCAAGGTGAAGACCATCTACAGGAACGACAAGAGGATCAAGCTTCAGATCTGG gACACGGCAGGGCAGGAGCGTTACCGCACCATCACCACAGCTTACTACCGAGGAGCCATGGGCTTCATCCTCATGTATGACATCACGAACGAGGACTCCTTCAACGCCGTCCAGGACTG GTCGACTCAGATTAAGACGTACTCTTGGGACAACGCCCAGGTGCTGCTCGTAGGAAACAAATGTGACATGGAGGACGAGCGGGTGGTGGGCGCAGACAGGGGCCGGCAGCTCTCCGAACATCTCG GTTTTGAGTTCTTTGAGGCCAGCGCGAAGGACAACATCAATGTGAAGCAGACCTTTGAGCGCCTTGTCGACATCATCTGTGAAAAGATGTCCGAGAGCCTGGATGCTGGTGATCCCGCCATTACTGGGGCCAAACAGGGGCCCCAGCTGACAGAGCAGCCCGCCCCTCCTCACCAGGACTGTGCATGTTAA
- the jund gene encoding transcription factor jun-D, with product MMKKDINLTLADDAELKPHLRDAESILNSPDLGLLKLASPELERLIIQSNGMVTTTPTSSQFLYPKTVTDEQEFAEGFVKALEDLHKQNQLSGTGQTSSSLDLGANVAPVTVQPDLPVYTNLNSYGSGPLGTTVNYSTDTVPFPPPPPPSHHLGAAPLQQPEPLKEEPQTVPDVQSFGESPPLSPVDMDTQERIKAERKRLRNRIAASKCRRRKLERISRLEDKVKTLKNQNTDLASTASVLREQVAQLKQKVLTHVNSGCQLLPHEVQVH from the coding sequence ATGATGAAGAAGGATATTAACTTGACCCTGGCGGACGACGCGGAGCTGAAGCCGCACCTCCGCGACGCCGAGAGCATCCTGAACTCCCCGGACCTGGGGCTGCTCAAGCTGGCCTCCCCGGAGCTGGAGAGGCTAATCATCCAGTCCAACGGGATGGTCACCACGACGCCGACCAGCTCCCAGTTTCTCTACCCGAAGACGGTGACGGACGAGCAGGAGTTCGCCGAGGGCTTCGTGAAGGCGCTGGAGGACCTGCACAAGCAGAACCAGCTGAGCGGGACCGGCCAGACGAGCAGCAGCCTGGACCTCGGCGCGAACGTGGCTCCGGTGACCGTGCAGCCGGACTTACCGGTGTACACCAACCTGAACAGTTACGGAAGTGGCCCTCTGGGGACCACGGTCAACTACTCCACGGACACGGTCCCTTTCCCGCCTCCTCCGCCCCCGTCGCACCACCTGGGGGCGGCCCCGCTGCAGCAGCCGGAGCCGCTGAAGGAGGAGCCTCAGACGGTCCCCGACGTTCAGAGTTTCGGGGAAAGCCCGCCGCTGTCGCCCGTCGACATGGACACGCAGGAGCGCATCAAGGCCGAGCGGAAGAGGCTCAGGAACAGGATCGCAGCCTCCAAGTGCCGGAGGCGCAAGCTGGAGCGCATCTCCAGGCTGGAGGACAAGGTCAAAACGCTGAAGAACCAGAACACCGACCTGGCGTCGACGGCCAGCGTGCTGAGGGAGCAGGTGGCgcagctgaagcagaaagtCCTCACCCACGTCAACAGCGGCTGCCAGCTGCTGCCACACGAAGTCCAAGTGCACTAG